ATAATTCATATAATATGTACTAATGCATATTATGTCGgttgtataaatattaaaaagagAGGTcgaaatgtttaattattggACCTCATTGAATCCTATTTAAATCTATTGAAAATAAAACCCCTATTTCCGACCTTACTTCCAAATATGAGCATTGAACAAATTCAATACAACGCCAGCTTAACTttcgtttttttgttgtttttgttttttttttgtgataatgGTACTTTCGAAAAATAATATCATGTTTTtcttataatttgataaaaggAGGAGCTGGAGGATTCGGGAGAGCTACCGCACTTCTATTTGCTAAATATGGAGCAAAGCTAGTACTGGCTGACCTCAACAACACGGGTGCGGAGGCTGTTGCAGAGGAGTGTAAAAAGGCAGGGCTGCCGAGTGATGACGTAAGTTTGATAAACATGTTAGAGGAACACTATTCTTAGATATCCATCTGATAACTGATCAGatgtgttaaaatatttgaaattcatTTACTTTGTGTAATGTATGAAATTATAAAGTTAGTGCAAACGGTTTCTCAAATAATGTTATAACATTAGAAGGAATTGTTTGtcaaaaattaattcaaatctGCATTTTTTGAAATAGTGTAAATAATCAGACAGCCCACGCATACTGCGGGAAATGGCTCTCAACCGAATTCCAAGGAAGATAGGAACACTgtgtatatgaaataatttttgatGGTGTACAATATTGTGTAAATTGTATCAACTTACAGTAcctaataatatatatatacatgtgtatatagacTGATAGTTAGaatgtatcaccacacactaccttttatatataaatttataagtGACAGGTATTACCTCATACtacttattatatatagattatagtTGACATGTATCACCTCATACtacttattatatatagattataggTGCCATGTATCACCTCATACtacttattatatatagatttatagtTGACATGTGTCACCTCACACtacctattatatatagattgataGTTGACATGTATCACCTCATACtacttattatatatagatttatagtTGACATGTGTCACCTCACActacctattatatatatattgatagttgaCATGTATCACCTCACACtacttattatatatagattgataGTTGACATGTGTCACCTCACActacctattatatatatattgatagttgaCATGTATCACCTCACActacctattatatatatattgatagttgaCATGTGTCACCTCACACtacctattatatatagattgataGTTGACATGTATCACCTCATACtacttattatatatagattatagtTGACATGTACCACGTCACACtacctattatatatagataatagtTGACATGTATCACCTCATACtacctattatatatagattgataGTTGACATGTATCACCTCACACtacctattatatatatgattatagtTGACATGTATCACCTCACACtacctattatatatagattgataGTTGACATGTATCACCTCACACtacctattatatatagattatagtTGACATGTATCACCTCACAAtacctattatatatagattatagtTGACATGTATCACCTCACActacctattatatatatattatagttgACATGTATCACCTCACACtacctattatatatagattatagtTGACATGTATCACCTCAcactacctatatatatattgatatagttgACATGTATCACCTCACACtacctattatatatagattatagtTGACATGTATCACCTCACACTACCtagtatatatagattatagtTGACATGTATCACCTCACACTACCtagtatatatagattatagtTGACATGTATCACCTCACActacctattatatatatattgatagttgaCATGTATCACCTCACACtacctattatatatagataactAGTTGACATGTGTCACCTCACACTACCTATTACATATAGattgatatttgatatgtatcacCTCACACtacctattatatatagattatagtTGACATGTATCACATCACACTACctattatatattgattatacTTGACATGTATCACCTCACACtacctattatatatagattaatagTTGACATGTATCACCTCACActacctattatatatatatttatagttgaCATGTGTCACCTCACACtacctattatatatagatttatagtTGACATGTACCACCTCACACtacctattatatatagatatagttgACATGTGTCACCTCACACtacctattatatatagattatagtTGACATGTATCACCTCACACtacctattatatatagattatagtTGACATGTATCACCTCACACTAccttattatatatagattatagtTGACATGTATTACCTCACACtacttattatatatagattatagtTGACATGTATCACCTCACACTACCTATTATAGATAGATTATAGTTGACATGTATCACCTCACACtacctattatatatagattatagtTGACATGTATCACCTCACACtacctattatatatagattactAGTTGACATGTGTCACCTCACACtacctattatatatagattaaaaGTTGACATGTATCACATCACACtacctattatatatagattatagtTGACATGTATCACCTCACACtacctattatatatagattatagtTGACATGTATCACCTCACACtacctattatatatagattatagtTGACATGTGTCACCTCACACtacctattatatatagattatagtTGACATGTATCACCTCACACtacctattatatatagattatagtTGACATGTATCACCTCACACTAccttattatatatagattatagtTGACATGTATCACCTCACACTacctagtatatatatatagatatatagttgACATGTATCACCTCACActacctattatatatatattgatagttgaCATGTATCACCTCACACtacctattatatatagattgataGTTGACATGTATCACCTCACTCTACCAATACATCGTTTCAGATTCTCACCGTTGAGGCAAACATCACGAAAGAAGACGACAGAAAGAAAATTATCGAAGACTGTATTTCAAAGTTTGGAAGACTGGATGTTTTGGTAGGAAAAAGACAACAACATAAATTGATAAAGATTGATCTTCTATCTGAAGATATTAACATGATTGATAGAATATGTCACTTAGCAAGGGCGATCACTTACTAATCTGGATTTAACGgtcaaaatataatatcaagTGTTTTATAAACTCAGCATTGTTCTCACTTCGTTAGTGATTTTAGGAGCTCACCATTGTCATTATTTTTGTAGCAATATTTAGAGGCTCATCATGGTTCAAATTTTGTAGTGAGTTTTAGAAGTCATCATGGCTGCCATTTTGATAGTGATTGGCAGAAGCTCACCATGGTTGCCATTTTAGTAGGGATTGGTAAAACGTCACAACGGCGCTCATTTTGTTATAATCATAGAGCACAGACGCCtgcatagaaaatgaaaatttataaaaatgatatcagttttaTGTGTACTTTGTAATAGGGAAGGCCGAAAACTTCGTCACGAGATtaacggcaccccatctcacttcaatcgacgGTCAATTACACCGTGCCCACTATATACCACCGTCATTgggaaacattcatctttaaccttcTACTTATAGTCAATGATGTGCACAACAGAAACTCTCGTCGACACTTCCAATATGATGTAGGTTTTGAATACGAGATATCGTGGTCTGAATTTTTATTGACACACTCTGCCCCAGGAACATGTAAATACGTAACTGCAACGGTGTTTTCATACACCTCAAAGATTTGGCACTTTGCTTTATCTATAAACTGTTTCTATTTCACGTGTATTTTATGTTTGTAGATAAACAACGCCGGTATTGGACGAATTGCGAGCCTAATGAATACGCCACCGGACGTGTATGATGCTGAGATGGACCTCAATGTGAAGGCACAGCTTTATATGACACAACTAGCAGTCCCGCACCTAAAGGCAACTAAAGGTTAAACACAGCgaaatatgtattgtttttttaatacaattttcaTAATGTAGTATAGAGTTACAATTATGTTATGGTAATGAAGTAAACATCTTAACATACAAGTTCCTTATTGATTATTGTGTGACATAGTTATTACTAAGATGAAAATTGTTTAGTGCCTGTAAGAAATAATGTGCAATATTTTCATTGCCATTTCAGGGAATATTGTAAATCTGGCAAGCATTGCATCAGAAGAAGTGGTAAGAACGTATTGTTTAATTGATGACACGTTCACCACCACTGTATATcgatatgaaaatataatgtcTGTCTTTATGTGGTTTATATAAGAGGCAACTATTGTCGAGCGAAAGACAATGTAACGTTTTCAATTGCTTAACCTCAGAGCACTTTAGAACCTTTTATCTCAATTGGTTTATTCTTGGTCAATTTTTCAATCGTTACAAAACCCAAACAAATTCATGTGGTGTTTCTAACGTATATAGTGatagaaattaaatatttgacaaaatgtcTGTAAATACTTTTATCCTTTTTTTCAGTTTATTGAATTTGGTGTTTACGGAATAAGTAAAGCAGCCGTGGCGATGTTTACAAAAACTCTTGCTTTAGGTAGTATATTCCAAATGCAGataaaatttggaaaataatatgtttgaGATTTGACTGTCACGTTTAAGATCAAGGTATATATACCACGATGTAGGATATATGATGCAGATCAGACGTGACATATCAGTGTTAATGGGCGACACATTGAACATCTTTTATCGTAGGCTGCTTGGgcatacaatgtaaacattatcatatattttaatttcattttcaaccAAATAAGTCCCTGTGAATAAACACGTCGACCGTATACCCTACAGAGATGTATGACAGGTCATCAGTAGCTCTGTACATCATGGTATCTCGTACTAGGGCAGTTTTAATATCTAGGatattttttctcaatatttGCAGTTCACTCATATAATATAACAAGATTAGAAAAATGATAATTCATCATTAGTATTAAACACTATATTATTGTCAGATATTACAATATCTAACCCGTCCAGTCAATcagaaattaatatttatatcattgttgttttattataataaacatcATGATATATCATATCTATATGGTTCCACTCAAGCAGTAGCTGATAGTTTTTCATTACTACATATTATTACATATCAAATCTTTTAGTTTGGTGTATATATTCAGTAATACTTTGAAGAATAGATTTATTTATATTAGTTTATACATCCATTCAGAAGAGTATGTAGATTATAGTGATCATGATTACCTATATTGTGATGCAAATGTCTCCCAGAGTTAGTATAAAGTGaacattcaaatatatatagtgttgtattgtcatttattttctattttagaAATGGCTGAATTTGGAGTACGGGTAAATGAAGTAAGGTAACAGTGTCAAATTGCATTTGTTTCtgttaaaaatgaaatgtaccATCGATAATTCATGTATTCTAAACTGctcttaaaatgaaatgttccaTCGATGATTGATGTATTCTAAACTGTTCTTGAAATGAAGTGTACCATCGATAATTGATGTAATCCAAACAGttcttaaaatgaaatgtacCATTGATAATTAATGTATTCTAAACTGttcttaaaatgaaatgtacCATCGTTAATTGATGTAATCTAAACAGTtcttaaaacaatgtttctacaGGCCTGGAGTTGTGCATACAAACTTCTATGAGGTTCTCCTGGGCGGAGATCGTGAGGTAACTACATTTGTATCTGGTTTAAGGCTTAATGCATTTCGTATGATCACATTTTTAATCATCGTAGGGGGTGCGTTGAACTTAGCTAATtctaaaattaatgataatgttaggcattttttttattagaaattaCAGATGCGAATGGAAGCAGAGAAAGCcaaacatcctttgggaagaCTCCCCAAACCAGAGGAGGTGGCAAATGCAATTGCTTTTCTGGCGTCGGACATGGCGTCCTACACAACCGGAAATGCCATTTATGTTGACGGCGGGCGCCATTGTGTTGGGGCTGGGTTCGCTACGAGGTAAAAACCACAAGCAAAACCGGACAGAGTTTCTAGACAGTGATACGATTGTTCAGTGTGAACTGAATACATGATTATTATAAGATGCATGCCTGTATCTGAATGTTGTTAGCTGTTCTTTTAACGGTGTCTGAAATAACACATGAAAAAAGTGTAGTCCATTCAAATATGCTTGAAAATcagaaataaataatcaaaatatttttattttcgtttCTGATCATTGTTCAATGTTTCATATTATGAAAAGTATACTAGATAAGATATACGATAGAAATATTTTCACCAAATATAATAGTATCATTAGCCCTTCATACAAGGTAACCCTCCACTCTAATGTGAGTCTCTGCCTAGATTTTGTCAAGGGTCTCAACGCAAATGTTTATCAGTGTTTCAATCTATATTTTGCGCTCGTTTGATCGATTTTGAGTTGTTTCAATATCGGTATTACATGTTAGGTCAGTTAACAGTAATCTTAAAGACACAAGGTAGGTAGCTATAATATGCCTCAGTCTAATTCCTTGACGATTTCTTGTAATGACACAAGTTACtatcaaattatattaataaCTCTTGTTGTCCCGGATGTAAGCGCGCAAGGGGTCTCACTGAGGGAGGAAACCGGGTCCCCgcggaaaaaaaacccacatggtcGATTCCCGTTTTATTCACGTTCGATCGGAGAATCAAACCCCggcgcctaggtgaaaggcaaatgtGCTACCAATGTCCACCCAACTACCTGAGTCGCATGTAAAAAAGAcatagtatataaacatttctgtaaatatttccACGCAAATAATCGAATTTTATAACGGGAAACATACAGATTATGTGTAAATTGTAAAGTAGACATAGGCAATGATAAGTGAAACAATCTCTTCTTGCCTTTGTTGCAATTATTTAGTGATAATGACTGTAAACACATCAGAAATCACAGCAAACATACATAAATAACTTTTGGCATTTTCATTAAAACTAAGTGTATCACGATGTTCTCACAGTCATCTCAGTTATGAGTATCCTCGTCCTATAGTTTAGTATctaatacagatacattttgTCATCAGGTGGTGTTGAAGTATCAGGTATTTCGGGGGAAACCTACGTGATCGGGCCCCATATATTTCCATGGCCGACCTAGTAAATAATGGAGTTTTATTACAGGAAACATACAGAATATGTAAAAATGGTAAAGCCACTGACTATTGAAACCATCCCTTCCTTTGTTGCAATTATCACATCTGAAATCACAACATACATATTACAATAAGTTTAGacagttttttttcaaactaaGTGTATCCAAAGCATCAACGTGTTATCATTTGACATGCTTACTGCAAAATCGAGTGTGTTTACAGCACTTTTAGACAAAAACAGTgcaaagaaaaagtttaaacCGATTCAagataaaaatcaatttcaaagttTCCGTTCTAGGAGAAGGCACATGAAAAGGTTCCGTTGCGGAAAGGGAGCACGCGCTACGGGTTGTTCCGCcgatataacattacaaaggTTCTTGGTGATCCAATTATTTAATTTCGTGTCCTAATAATTTTATCAGTGTATTGAAAGGtgttgaaatgtatatatacatgtatatataaatatgtattaaacTTCAAGAGCAATTAAGCTATTTTCCTGTAATGCAGCAGGCGTTCATATGCCAATGACCCTAAACGGAATGTAGATTAATACTTGAACAACCGAAAAAGAATAAAGATTggcattgatatttaatattttccaTCCAAACCATTTTCGAAAAAGAATTATTACGACCTAAAATATGATGAAATACATCTCCAATAGCCTCTTGAATGTTGAAAATTCGGAACATACCAAACATGTATCTCCAATAGCTTCTGCAATGTTGAAAAGGCGGAACATCCCTTAGTGGATACCTCCTTTTCCGCAATTGAAACTTTTCACGCGTTTTTTCTCAGAACGGACACTTTGAAATAAAGAATTTttcataaatcatttaaaaaaatttccacCGTTCTTGTTTCATTGTGATGTTAAACCACAGTGAGAATAATTGTCGTTATTATGAATACATCGTTGGTTTAACACGTTGTAGTGCGGAGGCATGTCCGCCGAAATTGTTAGTTAGTAAGGCGGTCGCCATGGAGACTATGTCAGGGTCCTGGTTTTTGTTGCTGGAGAAACGGTTGTCATTGATGCGTTGTACGAATgcatgtattatattgttgttcGACTATACTGTTTATTGGGATATGAATCGTCTTTCTTCTCctgataaatgtacatgtacaatgtttgttgGGTCAGCTTAACTTATTGAAACAACACTGCACATTCAGAGGGCCCCTACATGGCGGACTgcgattttttttctaaaaactTGTACGTGAATGGAATACGTGTactttttattgtatatattatgtatgaaGTGATACAATATGGTAATTTAACGGGAATAAATAAAACCAAGACATATTCTTCAACTTCACGCCCAGACTAGAATTAAGTGTGACGAATTGTATTggttgtttatattaatatcacGTTCGTATTCATACTAATGTCTGTTTATCGTCGTATATACCGAAACGGAACTTActagtttatatagtgacacTGCAGCGCCAAAGTAAATATTTACCAATGAATGACGAATTTCACCATCAAGTCAAAAATTTATATCTGTGGAGTAATGAAGTAATATTTAGTTAATCGATTCGGCTGAGAAAAGGGCTACCTGTCGCAAAAGACTAGAAACCatccaatatttcaaaatacttgCTAATAAGTATGCACAGCTGCTTCAGGTATAGTTGATTTACAGTGGTGTATTGCTTGTTCGAGCAATTGCTCATCTACGtctttatacaaaaaaaatcaccgCCATTCCTACTATAACGAAATCAGGGCTGCAATTAGATTTGAACAGTGTTTACTCCAAAGATGGAATTAATACAATGCGGCTCTTTTAAAGGTATCCGATAtctaatatcaaaacatttgatTACCACTCTTTACACAACCAATCCTCTTTCATAACTTACGGAACGCCTTCGGGTTCTCTTGGTATGAGAGCTTTCCTTCCTTTCCGACATAGTTACAACGTACACGTACGACTTATTCCCAGAGGAAATACACTATCGTGAGAATTACTGAAATTTGTTCGGCATCATTATTGCTGAATATCCGAACAGATTATTGGCATAACCACAGAATCTTTAGTGACATTATACCTTAACGTAATCAAAATCAAGAACTTTATATCAAAGGCAATACAGGCTTCAACCAAGGACACATGGTGATTCCAATTTCCTAGTAAGTTAATGTCGACTGCGGAGGGAAAGCACTAATAACATAGTGTTTCGACTGTTGAGGGTCGGTAAAGActatagacaagttttatatggTCGATATCATGATCTCATTTGGGAAGTTATGGAAGTTCGGACCTGTTTCATGTACATGATGATTGTATCGCTTATCTTTCCGGATTCGATTAGTTCATAATTTGCCCTGGTTTATCGATCTTTTAACAGTCATGGACAGCCCATTCCATATGATTAGTGCAAAAGTTATCTTACTCGTGCAACTTGCGTACATGTATTGCGAAACCAGCGAGACTTTGCTAAATTACACAACACAACTCATCATCAAAATGTCAGAAAATACAGTCAAGAACGATCTCCGAAGACAACTTTTGGAGATCGCAACCCTGGGGAACGGGCACAATTGTAACGGTGGAAAGGTTCTTAATCTCATTTATGCGTCATTAAAGTGTTTGTAGCTGGTAAATTTGACCTGTGGTTCCATTGCCATTAACCATTGTCCTCTAACGAAAGAAACAAAGGGGGAGGCAGGCATAATTCAACGCGCTACAGGAACACTACCAATGGATAACTGTGACTGTGTTATAGGTGGATATAACTCGTCCTTCGGTTTAATTGACATGGCTTCACGATTATATACGCGTATTAACCGTTTTGCCTGATTTCTTCCAAAGcgattaaaaataaaaagttatacAGGTGGTCGACGTTGAAAAAAACATCTTTATCAATTCAAGAACAGACCTTGACATTTTAGGGAGATAAACAGATGTCGCGTGTTTTGTGATAAGGCGAGAATAGCGCGTTAAATAGTTAATATCTTACTATCTTATATTTCAACATATGTGTCACCATGATTAGCTTGCATAAAATCACAAAAGTACAAGGAATTGGAAGGGCTTAGAAACATTGGTCAGGTTCAGCTTCAAGGCATAATCGGTTGAAAATATAGCATTACTGTCGATAGGTACGAACAGAATTAAgttaagaatatatatatatgaagttaAGGTTATAACGCTAATAAGAAACAAGTCCAGGGATGAATAAACACATCGTGTAACACATATTGGATATGAGCAATACCAAGGGGctcattaaatatattatagtaaaaataaaaatgttattttatgtaTTAGTAAAGAACGTCAAGTCAACGATACATGTGACTAACACCTCCATAATAATGGTCAAATACATCGTGTTAGTTACTTCACCCCGATACCTTTGTATGTGATATTGTTCAACGAAAATGAAAAAAGCTATTAAGTTTGCTCTGTTTAATGGTTAATTAACACAATCAAACACGTGTCTTTTCACGCCATTGCAAAACATGAAAACCAACCATAAGATGTTAAGGAAGCTAAATCTAGTAGCATGTGGACATTCTGTCCGATAACAATATGTTAAATCAGCTAAAATAATGGCCTGGAAAACGTATGTGTTTGCTCTCACAGTTTATCTCATGCATATAAAACAGTTTTCCACACTGTTAAGGCATGTACGTGGCGTCTCCTAACATGTCCACAGGTCAAGCAATATTCGGTTGACTCTAAGCACATAAAAGTAGTCGCTGGATTCCTGACTCTCTATATCAGAAAACGAATTTTATCTTAGATGTCTTCAGCCGGTAAGGTCATCACTACCTAGGAACAAGGACCAGTAGAACCACATGTCCGCTTGTCGTCACACGTGttagtattacagagaatcGCAATGGAGTCACTAAAGGATAAAGTAGCGATTATAACAGGTAAAATATTATAGTTTTAAAGTTTAGATTTACAATTGTATGGAAGGTGTTATTAGATATAAATAAGATGTATCATGCATTTttagttttaatatattttaattcttttaaatacattaattttatttcttattccCATCATGAAGATACCACATCGTAGGTCTTGGCTAAAAATACTTTCATAGGAAATTAAAGAGTTTATGTACTCATCATATTTCAAAAGGATTCATAAACGTAGTCTAAAAATGCTATCTTACATAGTCACTAAATAATGTAGATATTGTTAAGGGTGAAACAAATGTAACAAATGTTAGTTATTCAAATTATTGATTGTAAGTAGGAATCATTGCTGACGATTACTTTTCTATGTTGCATACTTCGTTCGTGGTATGTAAAGGTTAATTTCTcgattatttgattttattaacgGGGATCTAACGTCCAATATGCAGTAGGACACTAACAATCTCATGTGCAGATTCGGTTAAAGAATCTATTTCGTACATCCCACTGCTGGTATATTAAGAGTCAGCTGCGTTATAACGAGAAGAATTGCAATCTGAAGCATTGAATAATCTATTTGATTTAGAGCATTATTTGTGGGACTTAAGGAGTGTTTTCACTTGTTTGCCATGAGGGCTGTGGGAATTCATTTTTTCCTACTTAAACGGGTAAAGCGGTCATTACTCTTTTTGTAGTCATTAACATGATCGCTCTCTTTTATTCAACATTACTTGCATAAATACATCCAGAAAATTTGAAACATCGGATGACTGCCACTTGATACATAAACGTAACGCTGGTACGATTCAATGAATGTAGGTGAAATAGCGAGAGCGCTATGGTTCATGTAGAATTTTGTTGACACAGAGCCAGGCAGTAAGTTGGTCAGTAAACTAGTTCATGGCATTCCATAGTCctattagatatataacaaatcCCAATGAAACATAGATACCCTATGATCATGTGTTTAGTTAACATTTGTAATAAAAGCGAAAGGACTCGTTTATGGCGTGTGAAACGTTGCAATAttcaataaattgaaatatatatgcaataaattatatagatatgcaataaaaaatattgatgtgcaataattaacaacttttttattgcatatatatatgtgtgtgtgtgtgtgtatgcatatttttacatttattgaaTATTGCAACGTTTGATACGCCATACTCGTTGTTCGGAACAGATGGAAATACGTGAATGTACATGCCAAACATAACAGATATCAATATTCGAACGTGCATGCTCTGGCTTTAATCAGGGAAAGTTACACACATATTTGAAACAAATACTGACATCTTTTCACGCTTTTCCTGTGTGATTTGTTTTATCGTActtcgtcctcatatgacattgGCTGCGTTTGTCTCCTTAgcacccgtccccatatgatcTTGGatgtgttggtgtctccctgaagtccgttctcatatgaccttagttgcgttgatgtctccttgacaccctgATACCTACTACACTTGTATGACCTTGCCTGTGAAGGTGTCTGACACCAgtcatcatatgaccttgatttttgcgggaacatgtacatgtgatataaaaatatatgttatgtttccAATATAATCGTCATTCTATTCTACAGATATATGGAATCATTTACATAAACGATCATGATTATTATCTTATTTAGTTATCTATATACCCTCTAATGTTTATGCAATGATTACATCTGAAGTGTGTCATTTTGAATCAGGTGCTGGGTCTGGTTTCGGCCGCTGTACATCTCTTCTTTTCGCGAAATATGGAGCGTTAGTAGTTCTGGCTGATATGAATTTACCCGGAGCTGAGGCAGTCGCCGCAGAATGTGTCAACAATGGTAGCAAAAAGAGTGAGGTAATTAACTGTGCTtgagaatatacatgtatgtgattaACATATCATAACGGTTTATCAATAATCTATCAAAGATGTTTTGATGAAAATTCCATCATTCCAAAAGCATATTATGTGCAATTGAAGACGGTCCAATGGCTAAATACATCATGGTTTCAGTATGCATCTTGAACAaactttacttttttttttaaataacgtGTCCGCACATGTTATTACACATTAGCATAAACAATCATAAGAAGTAGTTCATTTAAATTGTCAAGCtagaaaatatttgattatca
The sequence above is drawn from the Pecten maximus chromosome 9, xPecMax1.1, whole genome shotgun sequence genome and encodes:
- the LOC117334156 gene encoding 3-oxoacyl-[acyl-carrier-protein] reductase FabG-like isoform X1, giving the protein MESLKEKVTIITGGAGGFGRATALLFAKYGAKLVLADLNNTGAEAVAEECKKAGLPSDDILTVEANITKEDDRKKIIEDCISKFGRLDVLINNAGIGRIASLMNTPPDVYDAEMDLNVKAQLYMTQLAVPHLKATKGNIVNLASIASEEVFIEFGVYGISKAAVAMFTKTLALEMAEFGVRVNEVRPGVVHTNFYEVLLGGDREKLQMRMEAEKAKHPLGRLPKPEEVANAIAFLASDMASYTTGNAIYVDGGRHCVGAGFATR
- the LOC117334156 gene encoding 3-oxoacyl-[acyl-carrier-protein] reductase FabG-like isoform X2, which gives rise to MESLKEKVTIITGGAGGFGRATALLFAKYGAKLVLADLNNTGAEAVAEECKKAGLPSDDILTVEANITKEDDRKKIIEDCISKFGRLDVLINNAGIGRIASLMNTPPDVYDAEMDLNVKAQLYMTQLAVPHLKATKGNIVNLASIASEEVFIEFGVYGISKAAVAMFTKTLALEMAEFGVRVNEAWSCAYKLL